From Thermogemmata fonticola, one genomic window encodes:
- the kdsB gene encoding 3-deoxy-manno-octulosonate cytidylyltransferase — protein MEAVIVIPARFTSSRLPGKPLLRETGKYLIQHVYERAVRVRGVQGVLVATDDPRIVAAVESFGGQAVLTREDHPSGTDRIAEVANRLTADVIVNLQGDEPQIEPSHVETLIALMRNHSDCPMATLAAPLRCSEDYFSPHVVKVVCDGHGRALYFSRAPIPYHRNGPPDWQKPSPFYLQHLGIYAYRRHFLRELAATPPHPLEQIEQLEQLRALALGISLRVGIVSHAHKGIDTPADYAEFVRNYRREQERQAA, from the coding sequence ATGGAGGCCGTCATTGTCATTCCCGCTCGGTTTACTTCGAGTCGCTTGCCGGGCAAGCCGTTGCTTCGAGAAACAGGCAAGTATCTCATTCAGCATGTCTATGAGCGGGCCGTACGCGTCCGCGGCGTGCAAGGGGTACTGGTGGCTACGGATGATCCGCGCATCGTCGCAGCGGTCGAAAGTTTCGGCGGCCAGGCCGTGCTGACGCGAGAAGACCATCCTTCGGGCACCGACCGCATCGCCGAAGTCGCCAACCGTTTGACAGCCGATGTCATCGTCAATCTTCAGGGAGATGAACCCCAGATTGAGCCGAGCCACGTTGAGACGCTGATCGCCTTGATGCGGAACCATAGCGACTGCCCGATGGCGACCCTGGCCGCCCCCTTGCGCTGTAGCGAGGACTATTTCAGTCCTCACGTGGTCAAGGTGGTTTGCGATGGACATGGGCGTGCCCTCTACTTCTCCCGCGCGCCTATTCCCTACCACCGGAACGGCCCGCCCGATTGGCAGAAGCCTTCCCCCTTCTATCTCCAGCATTTGGGGATTTACGCTTATCGGCGGCATTTTCTGCGGGAATTGGCGGCTACGCCTCCCCATCCCCTGGAGCAGATCGAGCAACTGGAACAGTTGCGGGCATTAGCGCTCGGCATCTCCCTCCGAGTCGGAATCGTTTCCCATGCTCACAAGGGAATCGACACTCCTGCCGACTATGCCGAGTTTGTCCGCAACTATCGAAGGGAACAAGAGCGTCAGGCAGCCTAG
- a CDS encoding sigma-70 family RNA polymerase sigma factor has product MPAHTTSTRRVSRRNRLPAYVFHPSFREKTAIQQYDPAPLLKDTSDTQQPFMPDELTREFARRMHYAAYRAHQSTQEATRQRWLDAYYQLRDRIVLGNRKLIFRAVRRRVLQASHTDDFISDCHIVLIHAVAAFNPWLNIRFSTYAYTCLVRALSRQNQRLATDRLSQALSFDSLPDGEPNVPAATPSPASEPRSSLPIDEFLRHDHPLLTDREKAILKLRFGWGDNGGAPTLEQVGRSVGLSKERVRQVQAVALHKLRAALIQR; this is encoded by the coding sequence ATGCCTGCCCACACAACCTCAACGCGGCGCGTGTCCCGCCGCAACCGCCTGCCAGCCTATGTCTTCCATCCCTCATTCCGGGAGAAAACAGCGATCCAGCAATATGACCCTGCCCCTCTTCTGAAGGATACTTCCGACACTCAACAGCCTTTTATGCCCGATGAATTGACCCGCGAGTTCGCCCGCCGGATGCATTACGCCGCCTACCGCGCCCACCAAAGCACTCAGGAGGCCACTCGGCAACGCTGGCTGGATGCCTACTACCAATTGCGAGATCGGATCGTGCTGGGCAATCGCAAGCTCATCTTTCGTGCGGTGCGTCGCCGGGTCCTGCAAGCGTCCCACACCGATGACTTCATCAGCGACTGCCACATTGTGCTTATTCACGCGGTCGCTGCCTTCAATCCTTGGCTCAACATCCGCTTCAGCACTTACGCCTACACCTGCCTTGTTCGTGCCTTATCGCGGCAAAATCAGCGGCTGGCCACCGATCGGCTCAGTCAAGCTCTCTCCTTCGATTCCCTCCCGGATGGTGAACCGAACGTCCCCGCTGCTACGCCATCACCAGCTAGCGAACCCCGCAGCTCACTCCCCATCGATGAGTTCCTCCGGCATGACCATCCCCTCCTCACCGACCGGGAAAAGGCAATCCTCAAGCTGCGCTTTGGGTGGGGCGATAACGGAGGCGCCCCTACGCTGGAACAGGTGGGCCGATCTGTGGGATTGTCCAAGGAACGGGTTCGTCAGGTCCAAGCGGTGGCACTCCATAAACTCCGGGCAGCCCTGATCCAGCGGTGA
- a CDS encoding exo-alpha-sialidase, protein MTEYRFSRRVLLQASVVSGGLWLLNRWGYAQAGPGPKAVVQKVWDRGAHNAFTDLLRWGERWYCVFREGAGHAQGAGVIRVLASSNGQDWESLAEIRKKETDLRDPKLSVTPEGQLMLVGGAAFPAHRQPLTDHYSFVCFSKDGKSWSDPERVLESWQWLWRVTWHQDTAYGVAYTWDPKQRGHYRAFLAKSRNGRAWDKVSEFEPPNCTEASLVFQGETLFCLQRRDGSPNTALLGESQPPYTRWQWRDLGMYFGGPHFLRLPDGRWWACGRRIEQGKPTTILAQLDVQAGKLRPVLTLPSGGDTSYPGLVWYNEELWISYYSSHEGKSSIYLARVRL, encoded by the coding sequence ATGACGGAATATCGTTTCAGCCGGCGTGTATTGTTGCAAGCCAGTGTCGTAAGCGGCGGCCTTTGGTTGCTGAATCGTTGGGGTTACGCCCAGGCAGGTCCGGGACCGAAGGCGGTGGTGCAAAAGGTCTGGGATCGGGGAGCGCACAATGCCTTCACCGATCTGCTTCGCTGGGGGGAGCGCTGGTATTGCGTCTTTCGGGAAGGGGCCGGACATGCCCAGGGGGCCGGAGTCATTCGCGTCCTTGCCTCATCCAACGGGCAGGACTGGGAGAGCCTGGCGGAAATCCGCAAAAAAGAGACGGACCTGCGTGATCCGAAGTTGTCGGTGACTCCGGAAGGCCAGCTTATGCTCGTGGGCGGGGCGGCGTTCCCAGCCCATCGCCAGCCGCTGACCGACCATTACTCCTTCGTCTGCTTTTCCAAGGATGGCAAAAGCTGGAGCGACCCGGAGCGGGTGCTCGAAAGTTGGCAGTGGCTCTGGCGGGTGACCTGGCACCAGGACACTGCTTACGGTGTGGCCTACACCTGGGACCCGAAACAGCGGGGTCATTACCGGGCCTTTCTGGCGAAAAGCCGCAATGGGCGGGCTTGGGACAAGGTGAGCGAGTTCGAGCCGCCGAATTGCACCGAGGCGAGTCTCGTCTTCCAGGGAGAAACGTTATTCTGTCTGCAACGCCGCGATGGTTCCCCCAATACGGCTCTGCTCGGCGAAAGCCAGCCACCCTACACGCGCTGGCAGTGGCGGGACCTGGGCATGTACTTCGGCGGCCCCCATTTCCTCCGCCTGCCGGATGGCCGATGGTGGGCCTGCGGCCGGCGCATCGAGCAGGGCAAACCTACGACGATCCTCGCCCAATTGGATGTCCAGGCGGGCAAACTCCGGCCTGTGCTCACACTCCCTTCCGGAGGGGACACCAGCTATCCCGGTCTGGTCTGGTATAACGAGGAGCTGTGGATCAGCTATTACAGCTCCCACGAAGGCAAAAGCAGCATCTATCTGGCCCGCGTTCGCCTCTGA
- a CDS encoding M20/M25/M40 family metallo-hydrolase has translation MEVDAAAAVERLLRLLAVPGVTGQEEAVARTIADMLREVGVPPEAIRFDDAHQRIPEPTPVGNLIVQLPAHLPRRSKSKARGHADPILFATHMDTVPLCAGAEPKVEGRRVVNVHEGKTALGGDNRTGCAVLVTLAAELIRQGLPHPPITLLFTVREESGLYGARYLNPADLGGVVMGFNVDGRNAAELTVGAIGADRWSVDIYGKAAHAGVAPEKGISATMILALAMQEIFRKGWWGKITQNGREGTSNIGYIGDAQGRSAGNATNVVTDYVHVKGESRSHDAQFVREITSAYQAAFQRAARKVKDCEGRTGRVVFQSRLDYLPFRLAEDAPVVQRAVRAAQAIGLDPVLRVTNGGLDANWLVKHGIPTVTFGAGQNEIHTVQEFVDLDEFDKACRLALALATLA, from the coding sequence ATGGAAGTCGATGCGGCGGCAGCCGTGGAGCGGTTGCTGCGTTTGCTGGCGGTTCCTGGCGTGACGGGTCAAGAAGAAGCGGTGGCCCGAACGATTGCGGATATGCTGCGGGAGGTGGGAGTGCCTCCTGAGGCGATACGCTTCGATGATGCCCACCAACGCATTCCAGAGCCGACGCCGGTGGGAAATCTGATCGTCCAGCTTCCTGCCCATCTACCCCGCCGCTCGAAGAGCAAAGCGCGCGGCCACGCGGACCCGATCCTCTTCGCCACGCACATGGATACCGTCCCTTTGTGCGCGGGAGCCGAACCGAAGGTCGAAGGACGCCGCGTTGTCAATGTGCACGAAGGCAAAACCGCCCTGGGAGGAGACAATCGGACAGGCTGTGCCGTACTGGTGACACTCGCGGCGGAGTTGATTCGGCAGGGATTGCCTCATCCACCCATCACGCTGCTGTTCACTGTTCGGGAAGAGAGCGGTCTCTACGGGGCGCGCTACCTGAATCCCGCAGACTTGGGAGGCGTGGTGATGGGGTTCAACGTGGATGGGCGCAACGCAGCGGAGTTGACCGTCGGGGCCATTGGTGCGGACCGCTGGAGTGTGGACATCTACGGCAAAGCAGCCCACGCCGGAGTGGCCCCCGAAAAAGGCATTTCCGCCACTATGATCCTGGCCCTTGCCATGCAGGAAATTTTCCGCAAAGGCTGGTGGGGAAAAATTACCCAAAACGGCCGGGAAGGCACGAGCAACATCGGCTATATCGGCGATGCCCAAGGCCGCAGCGCAGGGAATGCCACGAATGTGGTCACCGATTACGTTCATGTCAAAGGGGAAAGCCGCAGTCACGATGCCCAATTCGTCCGGGAAATCACGTCGGCCTATCAAGCCGCTTTTCAAAGGGCGGCCCGCAAAGTCAAGGATTGCGAGGGGCGGACAGGCCGTGTCGTGTTCCAATCCCGCCTCGATTATTTACCCTTTCGGCTTGCGGAAGACGCCCCGGTGGTCCAACGGGCCGTGCGAGCCGCTCAGGCCATTGGCCTCGATCCCGTCCTCCGGGTGACCAACGGCGGGTTGGACGCGAACTGGCTGGTCAAACACGGCATCCCCACCGTCACCTTCGGCGCCGGGCAAAACGAAATCCACACCGTTCAGGAATTCGTGGACCTGGACGAATTCGACAAGGCCTGCCGCCTGGCCCTAGCTTTGGCGACCTTGGCCTGA
- a CDS encoding helix-turn-helix domain-containing protein: MNRPDKVEADKPGAGVDLLPERYVSTQQVAEALGVSVTTIKRWVDQGILPAQRTVGGHRKLPLGEILRLVRQGVLPQPNLSVLLGTTVETCSSDTQLLARQIRQAALRQDGALLRTLIRGAYTQGLSMAQLADEVIVPLMHAVGHGWESGTLDVMQEHRITQEVAAVLYELRELLRPPSDRYRPRAIGGAPEHDHYLLPTLLAQLTLFDCGWNAINLGPHTPVSAFQAAVEELRPRLVWLSATHLVDAESFLAEFNPQARAWQRQGIVIVVGGQALTQDIRNRLVYTSYGDGFQQLAALVQSLEPHPGLPRRGRPPQDRP; the protein is encoded by the coding sequence ATGAATCGTCCAGATAAAGTGGAAGCGGACAAACCTGGGGCGGGAGTTGACCTGCTCCCGGAACGATATGTGAGTACGCAGCAGGTGGCCGAGGCGTTGGGAGTTAGCGTCACGACAATCAAGCGGTGGGTGGATCAGGGCATCCTGCCGGCGCAGCGTACTGTGGGCGGACATCGTAAGTTGCCGCTGGGGGAAATCCTGCGTTTGGTCCGCCAAGGGGTACTCCCCCAGCCGAATCTTTCGGTGTTGCTGGGTACGACGGTCGAGACTTGCAGTTCCGACACGCAACTGTTAGCCCGCCAAATTCGCCAAGCCGCCTTGCGTCAAGATGGCGCCTTGCTGCGGACCCTCATCCGCGGGGCATACACCCAAGGGTTATCGATGGCCCAATTGGCGGACGAAGTGATCGTGCCCCTGATGCATGCGGTTGGGCATGGTTGGGAAAGCGGAACACTTGACGTGATGCAGGAACACCGCATCACGCAGGAGGTGGCCGCTGTACTTTATGAGCTGCGGGAACTGCTTCGCCCACCCTCGGATCGGTACCGGCCGCGCGCCATTGGCGGAGCACCAGAGCACGATCATTACCTGCTGCCGACGCTGTTGGCCCAGCTTACGTTATTTGATTGCGGCTGGAACGCGATCAACCTGGGACCCCATACCCCTGTCTCGGCGTTTCAAGCAGCGGTTGAGGAGTTGCGCCCCCGTCTTGTGTGGCTGTCCGCGACCCACCTGGTCGATGCTGAGTCTTTCCTGGCGGAGTTCAATCCGCAGGCCCGCGCCTGGCAGAGACAAGGGATCGTCATCGTCGTGGGCGGGCAAGCTCTGACTCAAGACATTCGCAACCGCCTCGTGTACACCAGCTACGGCGATGGCTTTCAGCAGTTGGCTGCGCTGGTGCAATCGCTCGAACCACATCCCGGACTACCCCGTCGAGGCCGTCCCCCGCAGGATCGCCCATGA
- a CDS encoding coiled-coil domain-containing protein — protein MKSWLRRAMAVLGIVAGFAGRGLSQTLEAEVKTPYLWRVVLDAAEHPALGAGVRQQIERDVLAALQPALGPLGTVEVVDMSQTPREKWDPLWQQYEDKGFAGLEAARELTGIKTHFLRIDYQEGMYFLRARQHDGFTGLVSPLRQQRVPAAEWLGRAAGLLLEQDFGLCGTIEKVEEGAGTVTVLVRGGQLGGWERWVKAGDVFAVAQVFQSERPAPPPLRTATGKLIAPTSPQPLSLTASPRAYTCLRVNQIGRDGRLTCTVLSAYRTPLPTGRALGYRCLKLGTREGPLTIRLISSEGSGPRLGGQITVRAHESGFQTPPAPRDTFLFQDGLFRSQRPYAHLACVVISVGPGTGSQFPVPILTDEVVTLPFETDPKRVEAAAVLQAVVALANRVADARNAQTICFQAVSELIKNEKNAEALVRAQAGYRNARLAAQSIAEELERWREQLDKSAEARRLVAAIEQHLAALNKANDELGKHIKTLEAVVAQENDPKALARDVQAQALAARITILLGRGDVEEALTAYDQLLSLVPNDAELRSRRDKLRQEWQPKSPEHAKARDYLLKTWPGVATVVDFRDSLPPLGTAVEECMKHGDHYTLRKLLHHFNTAVVKLNELHDALDPNREQDRKDIEQIRKIGEHLAALEKRIQDYVARFSEAEKR, from the coding sequence ATGAAGAGTTGGCTCCGAAGAGCGATGGCGGTGCTGGGAATTGTGGCGGGATTTGCAGGCCGCGGACTGAGTCAAACTCTGGAGGCGGAGGTCAAGACGCCGTATTTGTGGCGCGTGGTTTTGGACGCCGCCGAGCATCCGGCGCTGGGAGCGGGAGTGCGGCAACAGATCGAACGGGATGTGCTGGCCGCCTTGCAACCGGCTTTAGGCCCGTTGGGCACGGTCGAGGTGGTGGATATGTCCCAAACCCCACGGGAGAAGTGGGACCCTCTCTGGCAGCAGTATGAGGACAAAGGTTTTGCTGGTCTGGAAGCGGCGCGGGAACTGACCGGGATCAAGACGCACTTTCTGCGGATCGATTACCAGGAGGGGATGTATTTTCTGCGGGCGCGGCAGCATGACGGCTTCACCGGCTTGGTGTCGCCGCTCCGCCAGCAGCGCGTGCCGGCGGCCGAATGGCTGGGGCGTGCTGCCGGCTTGCTCCTGGAGCAGGACTTCGGCTTGTGCGGGACGATCGAGAAGGTGGAGGAAGGGGCCGGCACCGTCACGGTCCTCGTGCGCGGGGGGCAATTGGGCGGCTGGGAGCGCTGGGTCAAAGCGGGGGATGTGTTCGCCGTGGCCCAGGTGTTCCAGTCGGAGCGTCCCGCGCCGCCCCCTTTGCGGACGGCCACCGGCAAACTGATTGCGCCGACCTCTCCCCAACCGCTCAGCCTCACGGCTAGCCCCCGTGCATACACCTGTTTGCGGGTGAACCAAATCGGCCGGGACGGACGCTTGACCTGCACGGTGCTCAGCGCTTATCGCACGCCCCTGCCAACGGGACGGGCCTTGGGCTATCGCTGTCTCAAACTCGGCACGCGTGAAGGCCCCCTGACGATCCGGTTGATCAGCAGTGAAGGGTCCGGACCCCGGCTGGGCGGGCAGATCACGGTGCGCGCCCATGAGTCCGGCTTTCAAACGCCGCCGGCCCCGCGGGACACCTTCCTGTTCCAAGATGGCCTGTTCCGCTCGCAACGGCCGTACGCCCATCTGGCCTGTGTGGTCATTTCCGTCGGGCCGGGGACGGGCAGTCAGTTCCCCGTGCCGATCCTTACGGACGAAGTGGTCACTTTGCCCTTCGAGACGGATCCGAAGCGGGTGGAAGCCGCGGCGGTCCTCCAGGCTGTCGTGGCCTTAGCGAACCGGGTGGCCGATGCCCGCAACGCTCAGACCATCTGCTTCCAGGCCGTCAGCGAGTTGATTAAGAACGAGAAGAACGCCGAGGCCCTGGTCCGCGCCCAAGCGGGTTACCGCAATGCGCGGCTTGCCGCCCAAAGCATTGCGGAAGAACTGGAGCGCTGGCGGGAGCAACTGGACAAATCAGCCGAGGCCCGCCGCCTCGTCGCCGCTATCGAGCAACATCTGGCTGCCCTGAACAAGGCCAATGACGAACTTGGCAAGCACATCAAGACCCTGGAGGCGGTCGTCGCCCAGGAGAATGATCCCAAGGCGCTCGCGCGCGATGTCCAAGCACAGGCTCTCGCGGCGCGGATCACGATCCTCTTGGGCCGCGGAGATGTCGAGGAAGCCCTCACGGCCTATGACCAGTTGCTGTCCCTTGTCCCAAACGATGCCGAGCTGCGGAGCCGGCGGGATAAATTGCGACAAGAGTGGCAGCCGAAAAGTCCGGAGCACGCCAAAGCCCGCGACTATCTGCTCAAGACCTGGCCGGGTGTCGCCACTGTCGTCGATTTCCGCGATAGCTTGCCGCCTTTGGGCACCGCCGTCGAAGAATGCATGAAACATGGCGATCACTATACCCTGCGCAAACTGCTCCACCATTTCAACACCGCCGTGGTCAAACTCAACGAACTCCACGATGCCCTGGACCCCAACCGCGAACAGGATCGCAAGGACATCGAGCAGATCAGGAAGATCGGCGAGCACCTCGCTGCCTTGGAGAAGCGCATCCAGGATTACGTGGCCCGGTTTTCCGAAGCGGAGAAGCGCTAG
- a CDS encoding outer membrane protein assembly factor BamB family protein: MDTPRGDTPLSFVLTELQETASSTPPPSSSGEKDSLLLLPERRRRHWAPILLIGLSIATLLVLGSMAFYLLYYQDLAERQLAAAAEEHYKQGNYKEAARAYRQLTEDYPNSEDHDKYRFFAELSELQGAVRAVTNREDYSPALERWQKFVSEQKDSPWAKPGSGYGHDIFEAGKKLCEDMVAYADGQLEKFRSDRSGQAALEEKVRATVQAGKELLKSLEPFRAADDPPLDKWQQEWTRLEGELQKEQSRRQALAQARQHLASITDARIALAENELAAAGWLADPEAQALLKEARARLRAMIRYELDPAAPQAAPASPARTIFCSAALSPAAPRAASHHPDAPPTIFPIVARGILYALDEESGNLLWAMRVGADVTFPPALARLTLPEGISEVLFCAHHAERQYGVVACLLRNGSLRWYQPLPAPVAAPPVVMGSRAYVPLRDEWGTIYEFDAIDGTRRGRIRLGQPIAHLAVEPKGRYLFAAAEARRVFVLDGNARDDEDNLLPLRCVQVLHTGHEPGTLRVPPLILEAAALPPAVPEQRLLLCQADGARSMKLRLFSLPPLAAGPSSDAPPPEVQPAAMEYSLEGWAYFPPVSDGERLAVVTDAGRLRLFALNPAGGPDPPLSPLPDRLALQMPPDSSALPLPAAVLPAEEGAFIVLARSALQKYRLGIHPQRGLDIVPMHPPRPIGVPLHQPWLSPQRDTAGLALRWVDPPADQAALVALKDGSILWRRQLGVAQAAAPIVQGDVVLLLGQDGSIYALHNHLLNNPSATLLAGADQLLAPLPLQRAGVTQFATSADRSLTAVVTPYEEVERDRRQLRLLIRLIHDGKMAHDGHVTVPALLAGPPAFLDQTLLLPLADGLIYRYVPGQGLTSPDRLEPGPLWRIERRESGAAPALLCPTGKDSFLSSDGSRTLKRWLWPAGSRWNDGGEWTLRERPAAPPLPLFRKDGSASHFLLADTTGNVWLYAVDRIEAPQRRWRPGSALPLGQPTSAFGLTQDAQGRWRVTYTVANRLVVCLDPHQDAPLWVHQPAEEHAAALVGPPLPLPDGDWLTVDLAGRITRLAGKTGQSLATSRLHLPGIFPIAAPGLTPGQDVLLPLSDGSFVLHPLPAPPAKTPAP; encoded by the coding sequence ATGGATACACCGCGGGGAGACACACCTTTGTCGTTTGTCCTGACAGAACTCCAGGAAACCGCCTCCTCAACGCCACCCCCATCATCTTCGGGGGAAAAAGATTCGCTTCTGTTGCTGCCGGAGCGCCGCCGGCGGCATTGGGCGCCGATTCTGCTCATCGGCCTGTCGATCGCCACGCTGCTTGTGCTTGGCTCGATGGCCTTTTATCTGCTCTACTATCAGGACTTGGCCGAACGGCAGTTGGCAGCGGCTGCGGAAGAGCATTACAAGCAGGGGAACTACAAGGAGGCGGCCAGAGCTTATCGCCAATTGACCGAGGACTATCCGAATAGTGAGGATCACGACAAGTATCGCTTCTTCGCGGAGTTGTCCGAATTGCAAGGAGCGGTACGGGCCGTAACCAACCGCGAAGACTATTCGCCAGCGCTCGAACGCTGGCAAAAGTTTGTCAGCGAGCAGAAAGATTCCCCTTGGGCGAAGCCCGGCTCCGGCTATGGCCACGATATTTTCGAGGCCGGGAAAAAACTCTGCGAGGACATGGTGGCTTATGCCGATGGGCAATTGGAAAAGTTCCGTAGCGATCGTTCTGGTCAGGCGGCATTGGAAGAAAAGGTCCGTGCCACGGTGCAAGCGGGGAAAGAGCTGCTCAAGAGTCTGGAACCATTCCGTGCCGCTGACGATCCACCGCTGGACAAATGGCAGCAAGAGTGGACGCGCCTGGAAGGGGAATTGCAAAAGGAACAATCGCGGCGGCAAGCGCTGGCTCAAGCCCGGCAGCATCTGGCCAGCATCACGGATGCGCGGATCGCGCTCGCCGAGAACGAGCTGGCTGCCGCGGGTTGGCTAGCCGATCCGGAAGCCCAGGCGTTGCTGAAGGAGGCACGCGCTCGGCTTCGCGCCATGATCCGTTACGAGTTGGACCCGGCCGCCCCTCAAGCCGCACCGGCCAGCCCAGCGCGCACCATTTTCTGTAGTGCTGCCCTGAGTCCTGCCGCCCCCCGCGCTGCCTCGCACCATCCTGATGCCCCCCCGACCATCTTCCCGATTGTGGCCCGCGGCATCCTCTACGCCTTGGATGAGGAGTCCGGGAACCTGCTCTGGGCCATGCGGGTCGGTGCGGACGTCACCTTTCCTCCGGCGCTGGCCCGCCTCACCCTGCCCGAAGGAATCAGCGAAGTGCTCTTCTGTGCTCACCATGCCGAGCGGCAGTATGGAGTCGTGGCTTGCCTGTTACGCAACGGTTCGCTCCGCTGGTATCAACCGCTGCCGGCTCCCGTGGCTGCCCCGCCGGTGGTGATGGGGAGCCGAGCTTACGTGCCGCTGCGGGACGAATGGGGAACAATTTATGAGTTCGACGCTATCGACGGGACGCGTCGAGGGCGCATCCGTCTGGGCCAGCCCATTGCCCATCTAGCGGTAGAACCTAAGGGTCGCTATCTCTTCGCTGCTGCCGAGGCTCGTCGCGTCTTTGTGCTGGACGGTAATGCCCGCGATGACGAAGACAATCTCTTGCCCCTGCGGTGCGTGCAGGTGTTGCATACCGGTCATGAGCCAGGCACCCTGCGAGTCCCCCCTTTGATCCTGGAAGCGGCCGCCTTGCCCCCTGCCGTCCCCGAACAGCGCCTGCTCCTGTGTCAAGCCGATGGGGCACGCAGCATGAAGCTACGCCTCTTTTCGCTCCCGCCGCTCGCTGCCGGCCCCTCCAGCGATGCCCCTCCGCCGGAAGTCCAACCCGCCGCTATGGAGTATTCCTTGGAAGGCTGGGCTTACTTCCCCCCCGTCAGCGACGGGGAGCGGCTGGCAGTTGTCACAGATGCTGGGCGCCTGCGGCTCTTTGCCCTCAATCCCGCGGGTGGTCCGGACCCGCCGCTATCTCCGTTGCCGGATCGCCTGGCCCTCCAGATGCCCCCGGACTCTTCCGCCTTGCCGCTACCGGCTGCCGTCCTACCCGCGGAGGAAGGCGCCTTCATCGTGCTGGCCCGCTCCGCCTTGCAGAAATACCGCTTGGGCATCCACCCGCAGCGAGGATTGGACATCGTGCCCATGCATCCCCCCCGTCCAATCGGCGTCCCCTTGCATCAGCCGTGGCTCAGCCCCCAGCGGGATACAGCCGGCCTGGCCTTGCGCTGGGTTGATCCACCGGCTGACCAGGCCGCCCTCGTGGCGCTCAAAGACGGCTCCATCCTCTGGCGCCGCCAACTCGGCGTGGCCCAGGCCGCCGCACCGATCGTGCAAGGGGATGTGGTCCTGCTCTTGGGACAGGATGGCAGCATCTACGCCCTTCACAACCACCTGCTCAACAACCCCTCCGCTACTCTCCTCGCCGGGGCCGATCAGCTCCTCGCGCCTCTCCCACTTCAGCGGGCGGGAGTGACGCAATTCGCCACTTCGGCCGACCGCTCCCTTACTGCTGTGGTAACGCCTTACGAGGAAGTCGAGCGGGATCGCCGACAGTTGCGCTTGCTCATTCGGCTGATCCATGACGGCAAAATGGCCCACGATGGACATGTCACCGTTCCGGCTCTGTTGGCAGGACCCCCCGCCTTCCTGGATCAGACCTTGCTGCTTCCCCTGGCTGACGGGCTGATCTACCGCTATGTGCCCGGCCAAGGTCTCACCTCCCCGGATCGGCTCGAACCGGGACCCCTCTGGCGGATCGAACGTCGAGAAAGTGGCGCCGCCCCCGCCCTGCTGTGCCCCACAGGCAAAGACAGTTTCCTCAGTAGTGACGGGAGCCGGACCCTCAAACGGTGGCTCTGGCCTGCCGGCAGCCGCTGGAATGACGGCGGCGAGTGGACCCTGCGAGAGCGGCCAGCAGCTCCCCCCCTGCCCCTGTTCCGCAAAGACGGCTCCGCCTCCCACTTCCTGCTCGCCGATACGACAGGCAACGTCTGGCTCTATGCCGTCGACCGGATCGAAGCGCCGCAGCGCCGCTGGCGGCCCGGCAGTGCCTTACCCCTGGGCCAGCCTACCTCGGCCTTCGGCCTGACCCAGGATGCTCAAGGACGATGGCGTGTCACCTACACGGTGGCGAACCGCCTCGTGGTCTGCCTGGACCCTCACCAGGATGCCCCTCTGTGGGTACACCAGCCGGCCGAGGAACATGCCGCCGCGTTGGTCGGACCGCCTCTACCCCTTCCCGACGGCGATTGGTTGACGGTCGATTTGGCCGGGCGGATCACTCGGCTTGCGGGCAAGACAGGCCAATCCCTTGCGACTTCCCGCCTCCATCTGCCCGGCATCTTCCCGATCGCTGCCCCTGGTCTCACGCCCGGCCAAGACGTTCTGCTGCCGCTGTCCGACGGCTCCTTCGTCCTGCACCCCTTGCCCGCTCCCCCCGCCAAAACGCCGGCGCCTTGA